A genomic segment from Phragmites australis chromosome 6, lpPhrAust1.1, whole genome shotgun sequence encodes:
- the LOC133922139 gene encoding MACPF domain-containing protein At4g24290-like isoform X1: MEVGEEVVRALGAGFDLTSDFRLRFAKAVQGQRLVELDEEAGACRDVPLPGGGGATLRGVPRGVGVDKGDRIRFRSDVLEFNQMSELLNQKSSVQGKVPSGYFNSLFDLSGAWLTDAKETEHLAFDGYFISLYNLHLKASPLVLRDEVKKAVPSKWDPVALCGFIKTYGTHIIVEMAIGGQDVICVKQSHSSTISTADLKLHLEDLGDFLFSDGKNHSPIHRKTKDGKSKVPDVFVRIVQQPNNLHLSSHSESSTKDGLTITWSKRGGNVYIPSHSKWLQTVPKNPDAIMFKFVPITSLLTGIPGSGYLSHAINLYLRYKPDPHDLQYFLEFQVPLQWAPMFNELVLGPQKRKGSYPSMQFRFLGPKLHVSTSQVSSSQKPVVGLRLYLEGRKCNRLAIHVQHLSSVPSMLGDIASSMSEWRESEDTDPGYIEAIQWKNYSCVCTSVVSYSPEWHKRAPGGVFIVTGAQLITKGTWAKKVLHLRLLYTHIPNCTIQRTEWTRAPAASQKGSFLTTISTTLSSPFTQRDAQPAPKHEPAQLNSGVYPDGPPVPLRSRKLLRFVDMSEVVKGPHDVPGHWLVTAAKLVKEGGKIGLHVKFALLNYGGQTQGDSFMSLS, encoded by the exons AtggaggtgggggaggaggtggtgcgggCGCTGGGCGCGGGGTTCGACCTCACGTCGGACTTCCGGCTGCGGTTCGCCAAGGCGGTCCAGGGGCAGAGGTTGGTGGAGCTCGACGAGGAGGCCGGGGCTTGCAGGGACGTGCCgctccccggcggcggcggggccacGCTGCGCGGAGTGCCGCGCGGCGTCGGTGTCGACAAGGGAGACCGCATCCGCTTCCGCTCCGACGTGCTCGAGTTCAACCAG ATGTCGGAATTACTTAATCAAAAATCATCAGTCCAAGGGAAAGTCCCTTCAGGCTATTTTAATTCTCTTTTTGATTTAAGTGGAGCTTGGTTGACTGATGCCAAAGAGACTGAGCATCTAGCATTTGATGGATATTTCATTTCCTTGTACAACTTGCACCTAAAAGCTTCACCGTTGGTTCTTCGCGATGAAGTCAAAAAGGCTGTTCCATCAAAGTGGGATCCTGTTGCATTATGCGG GTTTATCAAAACTTATGGGACACACATTATTGTTGAAATGGCAATCGGAGGTCAGGATGTCATATGTGTTAAGCAAAGTCACTCTTCAACCATTTCAACTGCTGATCTAAAGCTGCATCTGGAGGATCTTGGTGATTTCTTATTTTCTGATGGGAAGAACCACTCCCCGATACACCGTAAGACAAAGGATGGCAAGAGCAAG GTGCCTGATGTTTTTGTCAGGATAGTGCAGCAGCCTAATAACCTGCACCTTTCTAGCCATTCTGAATCATCAACCAAGGAT GGCCTGACAATTACATGGTCGAAAAGGGGAGGAAATGTGTACATACCCAGCCACTCCAAATGGCTACAAACAGTTCCAAAGAATCCTGATGCtattatgtttaaatttgtCCCTATCACCTCCCTTCTTACTGGTATTCCTGGTAGTGGTTACCTGAGCCATGCCATCAATTTATATCTTCGCT ATAAACCTGATCCTCATGACTTGCAATATTTCTTGGAGTTTCAAGTGCCTCTACAGTGGGCACCTATGTTTAATGAGCTTGTCCTTGGGCCTCAAAAGAGAAAAGGCTCCTACCCTTCAATGCAATTCAGATTTCTCGGCCCCAAGCTCCATGTTAGCACTTCTCAG GTATCTAGCTCTCAGAAACCTGTAGTTGGCCTGCGGTTATATCTGGAGGGTAGGAAGTGCAACCGGTTGGCTATTCATGTTCAGCACCTCTCCAGCGTTCCAAGCATGCTTGGAGACATTGCATCTTCAATGTCAGAGTGGCGTGAGTCAGAAGACACTGACCCTGGGTACATTGAGGCCATCCAGTGGAAGAATTACTCGTGCGTTTGTACGTCCGTTGTCAGTTACAGTCCGGAGTGGCATAAGAGAGCTCCTGGTGGGGTCTTCATCGTCACCGGTGCGCAGCTCATCACAAAGGGAACCTGGGCAAAGAAGGTTCTCCATCTGCGCCTCCTCTACACTCACATCCCAAACTGCACTATACAGAGAACCGAGTGGACGAGAGCTCCAGCAGCATCTCAAAAGGGCAGCTTCCTGACAACAATAAGCACAACTTTGAGTTCTCCCTTTACACAGCGCGATGCCCAGCCTGCCCCAAAGCATGAGCCGGCACAGCTGAATTCAGGCGTTTATCCTGACGGACCACCTGTCCCGCTTCGGTCGAGGAAGCTTCTGAGGTTCGTCGACATGTCGGAGGTGGTGAAGGGGCCACATGATGTCCCTGGGCACTGGTTGGTGACTGCTGCAAAGCTTGTCAAGGAAGGAGGCAAAATTGGGCTGCATGTGAAGTTTGCCCTGCTGAACTATGGTGGACAGACACAGGGTGACAGTTTCATGAGCTTGAGCTGA
- the LOC133922139 gene encoding MACPF domain-containing protein At4g24290-like isoform X2, translating to MVFLSLYEKFTGMLLWSNIPVELIKMSELLNQKSSVQGKVPSGYFNSLFDLSGAWLTDAKETEHLAFDGYFISLYNLHLKASPLVLRDEVKKAVPSKWDPVALCGFIKTYGTHIIVEMAIGGQDVICVKQSHSSTISTADLKLHLEDLGDFLFSDGKNHSPIHRKTKDGKSKVPDVFVRIVQQPNNLHLSSHSESSTKDGLTITWSKRGGNVYIPSHSKWLQTVPKNPDAIMFKFVPITSLLTGIPGSGYLSHAINLYLRYKPDPHDLQYFLEFQVPLQWAPMFNELVLGPQKRKGSYPSMQFRFLGPKLHVSTSQVSSSQKPVVGLRLYLEGRKCNRLAIHVQHLSSVPSMLGDIASSMSEWRESEDTDPGYIEAIQWKNYSCVCTSVVSYSPEWHKRAPGGVFIVTGAQLITKGTWAKKVLHLRLLYTHIPNCTIQRTEWTRAPAASQKGSFLTTISTTLSSPFTQRDAQPAPKHEPAQLNSGVYPDGPPVPLRSRKLLRFVDMSEVVKGPHDVPGHWLVTAAKLVKEGGKIGLHVKFALLNYGGQTQGDSFMSLS from the exons ATGGTTTTTTTATCTCTCTATGAGAAGTTTACTGGTATGTTACTGTGGAGTAATATTCCAGTAGAATTAATCAAG ATGTCGGAATTACTTAATCAAAAATCATCAGTCCAAGGGAAAGTCCCTTCAGGCTATTTTAATTCTCTTTTTGATTTAAGTGGAGCTTGGTTGACTGATGCCAAAGAGACTGAGCATCTAGCATTTGATGGATATTTCATTTCCTTGTACAACTTGCACCTAAAAGCTTCACCGTTGGTTCTTCGCGATGAAGTCAAAAAGGCTGTTCCATCAAAGTGGGATCCTGTTGCATTATGCGG GTTTATCAAAACTTATGGGACACACATTATTGTTGAAATGGCAATCGGAGGTCAGGATGTCATATGTGTTAAGCAAAGTCACTCTTCAACCATTTCAACTGCTGATCTAAAGCTGCATCTGGAGGATCTTGGTGATTTCTTATTTTCTGATGGGAAGAACCACTCCCCGATACACCGTAAGACAAAGGATGGCAAGAGCAAG GTGCCTGATGTTTTTGTCAGGATAGTGCAGCAGCCTAATAACCTGCACCTTTCTAGCCATTCTGAATCATCAACCAAGGAT GGCCTGACAATTACATGGTCGAAAAGGGGAGGAAATGTGTACATACCCAGCCACTCCAAATGGCTACAAACAGTTCCAAAGAATCCTGATGCtattatgtttaaatttgtCCCTATCACCTCCCTTCTTACTGGTATTCCTGGTAGTGGTTACCTGAGCCATGCCATCAATTTATATCTTCGCT ATAAACCTGATCCTCATGACTTGCAATATTTCTTGGAGTTTCAAGTGCCTCTACAGTGGGCACCTATGTTTAATGAGCTTGTCCTTGGGCCTCAAAAGAGAAAAGGCTCCTACCCTTCAATGCAATTCAGATTTCTCGGCCCCAAGCTCCATGTTAGCACTTCTCAG GTATCTAGCTCTCAGAAACCTGTAGTTGGCCTGCGGTTATATCTGGAGGGTAGGAAGTGCAACCGGTTGGCTATTCATGTTCAGCACCTCTCCAGCGTTCCAAGCATGCTTGGAGACATTGCATCTTCAATGTCAGAGTGGCGTGAGTCAGAAGACACTGACCCTGGGTACATTGAGGCCATCCAGTGGAAGAATTACTCGTGCGTTTGTACGTCCGTTGTCAGTTACAGTCCGGAGTGGCATAAGAGAGCTCCTGGTGGGGTCTTCATCGTCACCGGTGCGCAGCTCATCACAAAGGGAACCTGGGCAAAGAAGGTTCTCCATCTGCGCCTCCTCTACACTCACATCCCAAACTGCACTATACAGAGAACCGAGTGGACGAGAGCTCCAGCAGCATCTCAAAAGGGCAGCTTCCTGACAACAATAAGCACAACTTTGAGTTCTCCCTTTACACAGCGCGATGCCCAGCCTGCCCCAAAGCATGAGCCGGCACAGCTGAATTCAGGCGTTTATCCTGACGGACCACCTGTCCCGCTTCGGTCGAGGAAGCTTCTGAGGTTCGTCGACATGTCGGAGGTGGTGAAGGGGCCACATGATGTCCCTGGGCACTGGTTGGTGACTGCTGCAAAGCTTGTCAAGGAAGGAGGCAAAATTGGGCTGCATGTGAAGTTTGCCCTGCTGAACTATGGTGGACAGACACAGGGTGACAGTTTCATGAGCTTGAGCTGA